The following are from one region of the Epinephelus fuscoguttatus linkage group LG11, E.fuscoguttatus.final_Chr_v1 genome:
- the LOC125897234 gene encoding uncharacterized protein LOC125897234 isoform X7: MHHPRPHTMTDPFFADANSTAQKPAKDLSSTLSAAVETIIDRYSHCKKIGLDLCVDKDQPKDKMDLRLLTYGIINEVSSFTIKLCGSKCIIINDVLEHNFKIDMQRQGVNPAAMFLALPRKNEKSASQAWLSEVYVIQQYPQKQFRHASKVKQATSMRKSELKEAFKNRKRESDLDVNITDSGGEEQTQTLVPNECDMEQEEMGTENTLWKLRANRIKQILSSPNKQLGKFTMSKKAGIKFNVGFGPKQHISVDSLTNSVMLEVAKFALAMNSSQQDFIMEILEYNFDFGLQSQHQRDLFTCEIMKRVRKLRSCEDVVRFSKEVFELPGPMLSINMANQSMDSVNSELSIESRMEECDVAPVCPSDSHTESKEHISEMIVDPHPFCKEIGLKLHVNNCKQNTKLDINKLTNGAMTEVTNFAEQLCGTFEQICLDILRHNFDFDLQSGDTRRIVAAVCEQKNLSSKLSKHLKIKGTKATNLNQDCQNDQTLDASGTGYSQAAVMDDKTEYPEELDLKLWKLRANQMQQILSIPHGEHCPLYSYPRCKTLGIDFNVGSGVKQNLDPKLLTNGIMAEVDTFANALHSAEKYFITEILEYNFHLDFKSELHRSAFTLQIWKKVLGLRKHKSSNPRMNMPFELPDIQEPISDSPNYCPKCYQDRNDKLHQDESNPSEMHHPRPHIMLDTVSADANCIEQKPAKDPSLTSSATEETIMDRYPRCKKIGLNLCVNKDQPKDKLDMHVLTSGIIVEVASFAKKLCGSKNNTIRAIIENNFNMSLQPVDIWNKVWLSKEIHKDGGHAWLDEAFVSQPQRQPRHLSKPVEASATQISERKETIKKRMLALQTKEERPTLPSPNTSVVKSKTHQQRKGKCFPHCTEIGLDLDVTSKSGEKEKLDLDLLTRAVVCEIHKFAVKNPGNYMPHTMFDILDYNFDLSSQHHRRWEFSIATTSKVQAMVKQRDMNRNRPHEVFKLPFIFAPGTHNEKPKKHSRKEPNKKKRMGRNHSDSSDDDFLNDVETNEVAGSCEDTEFSIDPWSALPMCGSPVSEGCDSPLQGNIQIGEKEYDAQFGNMNPELDTETAVPMSGSLESKACASPVQGNIQTKEEKYDPQYGNMKPELDTGTIVQMSGSPLQGNIQKKEEEYEPHYGNMKSEPDTEMLVPLSGSPVSEGCGSPLPGNAQIKEEYNPHHGNIKPEPDTEEKHNDDVKTKSNTEDAQHLVPDVATGLLGYMPVVVLPNFVGPQAGLQNQYVQCYILAEPQGPAIRPDIVSNITPRLNTEGVQYLVPVQAVGCPMVTIGPGSESILIKQGQENVPADLQQGEAHRK, from the coding sequence GTACTCTCACTGCAAGAAAATTGGTCTGGACCTGTGCGTAGACAAAGACCAACCAAAAGATAAAATGGACTTGCGTTTATTGACATACGGCATTATAAATGAAGTGTCCAGTTTTACCATAAAACTGTGTGGGTCAAAATGTATCATCATCAATGATGTCCTTGAACACAACTTCAAAATCGACATGCAGAGGCAAGGTGTCAATCCTGCAGCAATGTTCCTTGCATTGCCGAGGAAGAATGAAAAATCTGCCAGTCAGGCCTGGTTAAGTGAAGTCTATGTAATTCAGCAGTATCCACAAAAACAATTTAGACATGCAAGTAAAGTGAAACAGGCAACATCCATGCGGAAAAGTGAATTGAAAGAAGCgttcaaaaacagaaagagagagtcaGATCTAGATGTGAACATCACAGATTCAGGGGGTGAAGAGCAAACACAGACTCTTGTGCCAAATGAATGTGACATGGAGCAAGAGGAAATGGGAACAGAGAACACCCTGTGGAAGTTGCGTGCTAACCGTATAAAACAAATCCTCTCCtcaccaaacaaacagttaGGTAAATTCACCATGTCCAAGAAAGCAGGCATTAAGTTCAATGTAGGATTTGGCCCAAAGCAACACATCAGTGTTGACTCTTTAACTAATTCTGTTATGCTTGAAGTTGCTAAATTTGCTCTAGCAATGAATTCATCTCAACAGGATTTCATCATGGAGATTCTTGAGTACAACTTTGACTTTGGCCTGCAGAGTCAACACCAGAGGGACCTTTTCACATGTGAAATTATGAAAAGAGTAAGAAAACTGAGAAGTTGCGAAGATGTAGTCAGATTCTCAAAAGAGGTCTTTGAACTTCCTGGTCCCATGCTGTCAATAAATATGGCAAATCAGAGCATGGACAGTGTCAATTCTGAACTCAGCATCGAATCAAGAATGGAAGAATGTGATGTTGCTCCTGTGTGTCCTTCTGATTCACACACTGAAAGCAAAGAACATATATCAGAGATGATTGTGGATCCTCATCCCTTCTGCAAGGAAATTGGTCTGAAGCTACACGTCAACAActgtaaacaaaacacaaaactggaTATCAACAAACTGACCAATGGAGCAATGACTgaagtgacaaactttgcagaACAATTGTGTGGAACATTTGAGCAGATTTGTCTTGACATTCTCAGACACAATTTTGATTTCGATTTGCAAAGTGGAGATACCAGAAGAATTGTTGCTGCTGTATGTGAGCAAAAGAATCTATCATCAAAACTttcaaaacatttgaaaataaagggCACAAAAGCAACAAACCTAAATCAAGATTGCCAGAATGACCAAACTTTAGATGCAAGTGGTACTGGATATTCCCAGGCCGCAGTAATGGACGACAAGACTGAATACCCAGAAGAGTTAGATTTAAAGCTGTGGAAATTGCGGGCCAATCAAATGCAGCAAATCCTCTCAATACCTCACGGAGAACATTGCCCATTATATTCTTACCCCAGATGCAAAACATTGGGCATTGATTTCAATGTAGGATCTGGAGTAAAGCAGAATCTTGATCCCAAGTTACTGACCAATGGCATCATGGCCGAAGTGGATACATTTGCCAACGCACTGCACTCAGCAGAAAAGTATTTCATCACAGAGATACTGGAGTATAATTTTCATCTTGATTTCAAGAGTGAGCTGCATCGCAGTGCCTTTACGCTGCAAATTTGGAAAAAAGTTTTGGGGCTAAGAAAGCACAAAAGTAGCAATCCTCGAATGAATATGCCTTTTGAACTCCCTGACATACAAGAACCTATTTCTGACAGTCCTAACTATTGCCCTAAATGCTATCAAGACAGAAATGATAAGCTTCATCAGGATGAATCCAATCCCAGTGAAATGCATCATCCTCGTCCACATATAATGCTAGACACAGTTTCTGCAGATGCAAACTGCATAGAACAAAAGCCTGCAAAGGATCCTTCCCTTACCTCCTCAGCAACAGAGGAGACTATAATGGACCGCTACCCTCGCTGCAAGAAAATAGGTTTGAACCTGTGTGTGAACAAAGACCAACCGAAAGATAAACTTGACATGCATGTATTGACAAGTGGGATTATCGTTGAAGTGGCTAGTTTTGCCAAAAAATTGTGTGGGTCAAAAAATAACACCATTCGTGCAATCATTGAAAACAACTTCAACATGAGCCTGCAGCCTGTAGATATATGGAACAAAGTGTGGCTTAGTAAAGAAATACACAAGGATGGTGGACACGCATGGTTGGATGAAGCCTTTGTTTCTCAGCCACAAAGACAACCCAGGCATTTAAGTAAACCTGTTGAAGCATCTGCCACGCAGATCAGTGAAAGGAaggaaactattaaaaaaaggaTGCTGGCACTTCAAACTAAGGAGGAAAGACCCACGCTGCCAAGTCCTAACACAAGTGTCGTAAAATCAAAGACACATCAACAGAGAAAAGGGAAATGTTTTCCCCATTGCACAGAGATAGGTCTGGATCTAGATGTCACATCAAAATCAGGCGAGAAAGAGAAACTGGACTTGGATTTATTGACGAGAGCTGTAGTGTGTGAGATCCATAAATTTGCAGTCAAGAATCCAGGAAACTACATGCCACACACTATGTTTGACATTCTTGACTATAACTTTGATCTTAGCTCACAACATCACAGGCGCTGGGAATTTTCCATAGCTACTACATCCAAAGTCCAAGCTATGGTCAAGCAACGTGACATGAATCGAAACAGACCACATGAAGTCTTCAAGTTGCCATTTATATTTGCTCCCGGGACACATAATGAGAAACCAAAAAAGCATTCCAGGAaagaaccaaacaaaaaaaagagaatggGCAGAAACCATTCAGATTCCAGTGATGATGATTTTCTTAATGATGTCGAAACTAATGAGGTGGCTGGGTCTTGTGAGGACACTGAGTTCTCAATAGATCCTTGGTCGGCACTGCCAATGTGTGGAAGTCCAGTGAGTGAAGGTTGTGACAGTCCTCTCCAGGGAAACATACAGATCGGAGAGAAGGAGTACGATGCACAATTTGGCAATATGAATCCAGAACTGGACACTGAGACGGCAGTGCCCATGAGTGGGAGTCTTGAGAGTAAAGCTTGTGCTAGTCCTGTCCAGGGAAACATACAGACAAAAGAGGAGAAGTACGATCCACAGTATGGCAATATGAAACCAGAACTGGACACTGGGACAATAGTGCAGATGAGTGGGAGTCCTCTCCAGGGAAACAtacagaagaaagaggaggagtaTGAGCCACATTATGGCAATATGAAATCAGAACCAGACACTGAAATGTTAGTGCCATTGAGTGGGAGTCCAGTGAGTGAAGGTTGTGGCAGTCCTCTCCCGGGAAACGCACAGATTAAAGAGGAGTACAATCCACATCATGGTAATATAAAACCAGAACCagacacagaggaaaaacataATGATGATGTCAagacaaagtcaaacactgAAGATGCTCAGCACTTAGTCCCAGATGTGGCTACAGGACTCCTTGGGTATATGCCAGTGGTAGTTTTGCCAAACTTTGTCGGACCGCAGGCGGGATTGCAAAACCAGTATGTCCAGTGTTACATCCTGGCAGAACCACAAGGACCCGCTATACGTCCTGACATTGTGAGTAACATAACACCCAGACTGAACACTGAGGGTGTTCAGTATTTAGTCCCAGTTCAAGCAGTCGGATGCCCTATGGTAACCATAGGTCCAGGCAGTGAGAGCATATTGATCAAACAAGGGCAAGAAAATGTGCCAGCTGACTTGCAGCAAGGTGAAGCTCACAGAAAATGA